GTATAGTATTAAGTCACCTCTGTGAGTAGTTACTACGTTGAGCAATAACTgtaaatgagagaaaattaattttttttttttttttttactgattcaAGGATGAAAATTATTATTAGAGGGAAACTttaacttacaatttgaattattAGTCATCGTAAAGTTCGTATAAATCTATAATGCCTATTTGGGTAATACTGAGTTTAGGGATGataaatgaaattcaaaagCAAATGAACTGGTGATGAATTAGTGAACGGACCTACTACCCAACCCCAAAAAAAGTACAACACACACATACACAAAATATTATGCACTAAGTAACTAAATCACACAAAATAATTGACATTACTATGCTCAGGTTAAATGATTGAAAAAGAAAGGATAgaaggagaaagagaaagaaaaagagaaagtacCAACAAAGAAAAGACTGCACATTAAAGATATATcccaaataaaaatttctttttttcttgatcatTTCAACTCGGTTAAAATTTGATTGAACATGGTAGagtataaaagtaaaaaaaagttgcgaTTTTACACATccaattcaagagaaaatttaatcttatttttcttcttttcctcttattttgtTTAGGTACAGTATTAAATCATCAACCAATACTTAAAATACCTGAGAATTGTTGGAATAAATTCGTGGAAAAAGAGATTTGTTCACATTAAGATTACCATTTACCAACAACGCCATGTATTTTTCTGTGTTTACTTGTAATTGGACTTATGtctgacatttttttaatgcttaaatGAATATTTACAGGAAATCTCCCTAAGAAATTGGAACCAAAATAATCGAGAAACATAAAAGGCATAatgtttttggaaaatataAGCTTAGATAGATACCCTTGGCACACAAACTCCTGTATAAGACTCCCTGTCAAAAAAAGCAACTTTTGACTGTCAATTATCTTACATACTTTTCCTCATAAAAAATggtacaaaaaacaaaacaaaaaaaaaaaacaagaaacccAGAAAAAGCACCCAAACTGACACCCTTGAATGAATATATCTACACATTGACTGCAAGGTTTTCCATTGTAGTTTCTCAATAATATATTGTATTTTCTCGCTTGTTTTCCTGGCCTTCAATCAAGCCAGGTTTTCAGGAGTGACTGAAAAATGGTGAGACAGTCAATGTGCCTAATATTGGACCATTATTAAAAATCGCCTATATTGACACTTCATTAGGGGGAAACCACAGATATATCCCAGAATGGCCTCCCAATTTCCCAGCGAGAGCAAAATGGGCAAAAAACAACACAGACACGGAGAAATACATCTCAAACTCACCGAATTTGGGGGCTCTGTTTTTCCTGCCTTCGCTGGTGGAGCTGGTCGAACTAGTCGTGGAGAGGGTGGGTGATGGGTGTCGCTTTCGAATGGGCACGCTTCCTGGCGTCGGCCCGAGGCCGCTTCCACTTCCGCTCCCTTCGCATTCCAGCGACAAAGCGTGTAGCTTGTCCTCATCTACCACAACTTTCATTTTGTTCAAGTATGCTTTAACACGCCGCACCATTTGggcctgaaaaaattaattgcaaatGAAATTGTTGACATTTCATGAAGATAATTCATTTCATCAACTTCCGGCGCTCTTAGAGAAATTTCAAAGCCTTTTAAACgcattaaatggattgcattctgcaaagaggaaccaggagcattgcaatgttgctaagactgtgcagtttcttttgtcttggaagaagaACTTCATTATCTATAAATTGTTTCTACTTTATTCgatgaaaactgtaaatttgggacaaaaattaccatgtaaatttcatattttttcaggatttcaatGTTTATATTGCAAtgggtgaagttgcacaatcttagcaacattccAATgctactggttcctttttgcaaaatgtgatccaaatgATACTTTAACTGAGGCAAAAGCATTTTAGGCACTctgctaaaaaaattaaaatagtccACTTCATTAATGCAGAACAACTGAGGACAAAATTAAACATAGCTCACCAGGATgattaaaaaattgttgagaaGTAAAAAACATCCAGCTAGAAATAGCTTATGCTAACCCAATTAACCTTGTAGGCCTGGTTACGTCGTTGTTCagattcattcataaaatgcCTGATCTTCCGTTCCTAGGTTTGCCTCATACATAGGGCAAATCTTAGGTCTTGGGTCGATTATAAAATatacaacttttttattttttggctcAATACTTCCTTAGAGTGGGTTAGAATATTATATTGTACAATCGAACATTTCGCCATTAAATTAGATACTTGGTTGTGAGGCGAATTCGAAATGAGACCAAGAGGCCAAAAAATTGGATTACAGCAGACATCCGTATTTTGGAACTTTGCGAACCCCCAGTTTCATCATTAATACATCTTTTGAAAAGCTCTTTATTTATAAAGGTctcaaaatacattggatcCGAGGATTAACTTAACTGGCACCTAATCTAGATGGATTCCGTTTGCTTTCCTTGAGACAAAAAACCCAAGAAAAGTTACACGTGTACTAGGTGTACTGCACAAATAAGGAGAATGCAACTAACCTCTTCGAACATCTTCTTAGGGTTGGGAGCGCCAGCAGACTTTTTCCGCCGCTTGACAGTTGTAACACCTTGTTGTCCAATGGCAGCTCCTGTTGTAAGCTGATTAAGCGCTACCATCGCACTCGATGGTGGTTGACCTCCTGAAAACAGATCATTGTCAAAAATCAGAGGTACTTACATACTGGTAATCTGAGAAAGCCATTCATATCTTAGGATGCCTGCATACTCTTCACGGTGTCGAGAATTCGATGGAATGGGAAATATTGTTAGAAATTTGGTCTTTCCGTCCTTTCCTTCATTCGAAAACAAATGTGGttccaatattgccaaaattcaaATTGGTTCGATATCTCCACAATATACGAGTGTATATATGATGTTCTTTCTATGCATAGCAGTTAGGGTATTTATTCGAGAGGACAaagttgccaaaaattgatcattcaAAGGCTTTCTTCTTGAAGTTGGGATTGCTTATATCTATTGTTTAAGCGAACCATCAGTAGAGAGTTAAGTAAACTTCAAATTCATATGTGACAGgctttgatttttcctttgaatagTGTGGAATCAGCATATAATCCTGTTACTTACAATATTTCGACCATACATTAGTGTTCCTTTtatcccccctctccctcttttAAAAGTAAATACAGTATAAATGAGTGATGCATTTATGATACAACTCATGTGTACacaaaagtaaacaaaatttattaaaaaatgcggaaaaaacgcACGATCTTACCTAATTCTAACATCGTTAAGAGATCATAAGGTGATGAACACATATTTGTCAGAGTACGAACTTCTTTTGCAATCATTCTAAGTTTCTCGAAATTGATCAAACCCTCAACTCGTGAGTCGTTGCCTAAATGAATGAAGGTTAGATCTTTCTTCACCACTGGATAAAATGGAATctgtgagtgaaaaaaaaacaacgaaaaaacCCGTTAGAAATTGATGAGACATGTTTTATTTCGAGTCattccctccctctttttaaGGTTGTATAGGAGTGACATAATAGATTAATATGGATGAAGATTAGCTCCTCATCTTGTCGGACAATCTTCCTGTGGATAGTTACTGAATGACTATGTAATTAATTATGTAGACAGATATTAATCCAATCATTATATAGATTTAAGAGAAGGAAAGAGAATGATCTCCGGACTGCCCCAGCTTGGTTGAGCTGTGTTGGTGTCCTGCAGCcagattattgaaactatatcGGCATTACAACACGAGACTATCTGAACCAGGCAATACATCGGATTTCATCGGctacttcaaactttcaataatcagccttctGGTAAGGAACACGAGGACATTTAGTCATCATTCATGTATAAATTGCTAAGATAAAGtcagattttgcaaaaaagtacAAAGGCTGTCTAAGAAAGACCTTGACTGGCGTAAcaattaaaaaactgaaaaacctaCTTTGCAGGTACAGGTCATTTATGAAGAAGACAACATAATCAATCGAGACCAATATCATGTTATTTGAACAAAAACTGGCCAAGATATAGTAGTTTGAATATGGAAAGTACAAAAAACTGTTAATTTAAGCTATCATAACTCGCCCaatatttatttgaaaaagCTTATTTTGGTTTTGAACAATTGATTTCTACTTcttatttcaaatgaaattgagATCAGCTCAGTGGGTTGATTAGTTTTTTAAACACCGTGCCAATCCAGGTTTTTTTGGAACAGTCTTTGTATTACATTATAGAAATGCTAGGTAATCTTTCTCACAATTATTATGCCTATTATATAATTTCCTCTTATtagaaaattagattttttaaataatcgttcaaataaaaaaagaactgaattaaaattaaatggaaGCATGATAcaataaatcaattaaaaaaaaaaaaattaaaaataactgagagtaagaagaaaagagaaatcaaAAGAGGTGGAAGATCTGACAGGTGAGAAATACAAGTACTTACGATTGGCGGTTGAGTTTGTTCACTAGAGATCAACTGCCGATATTTGCTCATATTGCGCGATGGATCCATTAGGTCTTGGAGATCGCTAAATAATCGCTGGTACTTGCTCGGTAACTTTTCCCATGATAGTCTTAACCTGCTAACAGCTCCATGGCCCAACCCGGAGATAATTGCGAACATAGAGTTGAAATTCTTACACTCTTTGCACTGACGCGCCACCTGCAACAAAATCGATCAGTTCAGATTCAAACATCAGAGAATGTCGTGCACACTTTTTTTCAGCATAAAGTTGagaaatcaataaaatataattttgcaaTTACAAACTACTACTTCTGGCTTGCATATGAACCACTTATCTGCATGGACAAACTAAAGGCACATATGAATTTTCTATTGAGAGCCAGAGACACCAGTTATTTATTGACAAATGTGGTcaattattagttttatttaGGCAAAAACACTGATTATGCACAGTACAAAGGTATACTTCCTAAAAAGATACAAAAAAGTTTTTAGGTccaagtacaaaaaaaaaagagggcaAAAAGACACTCGTATGACGGTGAGAAGATCCATTGTAGGATTGTCCGTATTGAGGACTAAAATTGTGTGTCATGGTAAAATGTTCAGGTTTGGAGATATCATATCATTAAAATATAATTCTAGAATGAGTCTCCTGCAAGCTGAAGTTTTTCACTTGTAAAAACTGGTGTACAAGAGGCGAGTTTCACAAGTATTGAGACAATAGCTTCATGCAGCTTGAGGCTTTCACAATTCACGATTTTTGCAGATCAGATGGAGACTACAACTACATGATGAACGAAAAACATACCTTGATAAACTGCTTGATAATCTTTGATCGCCTGACTAGATTGTGCTCTGAGCAGACTTCCGTCACCACCCAAAACATTTCACGGTTTACGAGTTCGGCAAACTGAGACAGCATTGGTGTTCCATAGCGACTCTTCAAATCAAAAAGATCGTCCACATACTCCGTTGACTCTATTTGCCGAAAGATACTGAAATCTTGAAGCGTCAGTTGAATGGCAACTTCCACTGCATTCAACTGTAAAAAGTGCACTTGACTCTCCCGAACCAGTTCACTTGCTAGGTCATCGCTCACCAATGTTTCCGTGCTTCCATTCATTTTCAAGTAATACCTGCTACTTAAGCCTATTCTttctgccaaattttgcaactgaTCAGGTAAGCGTCTCTGCTTGATGATTCCACCCTCAGCAACTGAGACCTCACATAAAGAGAAATTGGAACTGGGTTCCGTGATACCAAACTCTTGAAGTGCCAACATGACGACCTCGTGAGCTGTTGTTTCTTTGTGAACTAACAGGTACTTGCACGTTTGATCCGACTTATAGACCTTCAACACATGTTCTGGGTAGTCGGTCCGCAAGTCGTCGTAACATATCGACATTAGATCAGGGTTGGAGTGCGAGTGCTGGTACAGGGAGGCATTGTGCGTCTGATGGTGGGGAATGGAACTGTCATCGCAAACGTCCGTTATGATGTTCTTTGGCAAGATGTTCATTTTCATGAGTGCTTTCTGCAGGCGTTTCTTTGGGCCAAGAGTCATGAAACCACCGCCGGAGCTTGATTTATGCGCAGGTGTCTTGGCGCTGGGTGATGGCGGAGGAGGAGGCATGGGTGCATGCGTGTGGTGGTCCCCCCGTGCCCGAGGATCAGCTTGTAATCTAGCTATTTCTCCAGCTGTTTTTGCTCGACCGCCTCTTGAGCGCGGAGAGTTGTCAGGTGTTGAcaacatttctttaaaaactgaAACAGAGGAGGTTAACAAGTTAGAAAGTCAACAGTCAGTTCAGATTATTGTCCCAAAAACCATAACTAAGGCGATTGACCCTTGCTTTGATTCCTTATATCAGCTGTTACAGGTGCAAGGAACAGGTTAAACACTTAAAACCACAACATGGAACATCACATTTCAAATATCCTAGATGCTCTAAATGAAATGACCCCTGAACTTATGATTGTCAGTCTGGTTTAACCAGTAAAACGCAaggtaagttccgcaaaattgcaaaaaaattattgatcaggGAGAAAACAATGATATAACAAATGCAGAAACTTCTATCAAGTTCTTAAAGAAATGCTTGCTGCTTTAACTTCATAAAAACTACTGCTTATGTGCAAGGAAGAATTTGTCAGAAACACTTACCTAGTAAATTGGATTTAACGGTGATGCTAAGGTGGGTGGTGCCTCGTAACACCTCCAGTGCTCTTTTATGACTAACATGCTCAAAACTTTGACCATTTACTTCTAAAATTTGATCTCCACGTTTCAAACCAACATCTTCCGCTTTAGACCGCTTGTCAacctgagaaaattttaaaaatttattgaaaacgcaACTCGCAGAATTAAGATACTTAGGGGATAGTGAGTGTGATAAGTCTTGTTGCATTGGGTCCATGATCCATGGTTCATGGCATGGAAGTGCTGCAATGCCAGTGCTCAGGCCTCTTGAGGGCACCTCCGCCAGTCAGCCCAACTCCCCAACACCTCAACTGCAACTATGTACTCAGAAATGTTTGAAAGTGGGTCTCCTCATAAGATATTTGTTAATGTTGATACCGCACAAAAAGCCGACGAATGTTTTTGAGGGGCGAGTGTTTGAGAAATATTGGTACATATTGCAGAGAAAAATTGGACCTATTTGAAAATAGCTTTATTCATTTGTCTTTtctataaaaaaacaaaaaataaaaataaaagagggtTGAGGGGAAAAAGCGAGAGTGACAGTATCAAGTTATCTGAcagttttttgaaaacttcaaggtatGGATGTAAATTCTACAAGGTAACATACCTTAGAGATGAAGATTCCGAAGCCTCGTTCATAGCCGCCCAgtacagaaaaatgaagaaccTCATCTCGCGAAGGTCGTGCAAGTGTAATTGTTCTAGCTCTAGCTTTGGCTGCACATGCGATGTTCAGCAATCTGAGTTGACTGTCCATCGACTCAGACTCAAGACCAGCTTCAAACTTCTCCAGGAACTCCATCATGATTGGATCCGTTTCAAAGTCAGTGAAGTGATTGTTAACCCATAGTAAGACTACCCTTGTCACGCGATCTCGCGCACTTTGTTCTTCAAACCTAGAAGAATTTAATAATCAGCATTAAAGTATTTCTAACCTCTTCCTGAAAGAGAACCTCTACGGGGCCCTCCTTTCAAAATATACTGCAAGggcaaaagtaataaaaaattttaatcgaCTTGAGACAATGCCCTGTCACATTTCCTTTAGGGGACAGAGTTTCTGTGAGCGTAATTTAAGTTAAACTGGTCACGGTTAACTCCTGGGAGTTCCTgtgttttagattttttctctcaaacttGAAATCAATTTCAAGCAACATGTTTGACTTAGCTAGGCTATCAATAAAATTTGAGATCAAAGTCTTATTACTTCTTCacaatattctgagaaaaaagtaacaaattTTCTTCTCCGATTAAAAATAAGCAAGAAGAACTAATACGGCTATTTTTCGATTATTTCTATTAATTTATCGGTGGgattgatcaaaatttgaaaaaaagatcaCTAAGTAGAAAGTAACCCAATGCCACCCTCATCTTGTAAGAAAAAATGTGtgcaattaaattttgagttttaatttacacaatttaaaaatgaaaaaatccaactatcattcaaaaatacagaaaatggATAATAAACTTCTGACTATTTTAATTATGGCGATAACCCAGGTCAGGAGGGTGAGATAAATAATGACTAATGCATAAACTTAGGTGAAATGGACAGGCAAGTATTacagcgaaaaatttgaaatcctcGAATGAATGGCTGACAATATGATGACACAGAGTTGTGATAAACTTTGACCTACTCCGACGATATGATTTCAATTGCTAATTTACATAACTAAACTTATGAATGCCAGTATAACTATCGCACCATTCTGGGTCTAACTTCATGATTCCATTCATATTTCATGTCGATAAACATTGAGTCTTAATCTTTGATAATaaacaattgaagaaaattttcaaatcctaTTTGGTTACTATGATTTGACGGCAAGCTACAATCatacaattttaaaaggaaaaaaagaaacaattgaTGATACATGCTTACCATTGTAAAAGTTGATTGGCTACTAAAATAGAACTATCTATAAAGGTACGGTGAGTGAGTAAAAAGTCTTCAACATAAGTTGGGTCTatcacggaattttcttcgattaaTTGTAACATTAACCGTTCGGGAGTTCCCTGAAAGAGacagaaagaaacaaaaaattttcagtaatgtctgaaaatacaaaaaataaaagtagaaaCTCATCTTTGGAAACGACTGAACTGTGTAGATTGATCTTTTCAACTATTAAGTAATATATTGAAGGGTATCAGCTGGAACGCCATCAAATTCATTTTATCTTGACAAAACAACTTCTTTTCAACTTCACTCACATCATACTTAGGTATTTTTCTACAAAATAGAAATTCCCCCTATTTGGATTTTAAAACACCCCACATGTGCATCCGATTAAAGATACAACATCTTAGATTCTGATGAGAGATTTAAAAATACTGTTGAACTTGggtgggaaaaaaaattcaggatgaAGAAAGAATGCTTCTTTAAAACTGTCCCTTGAGTAttcgaaattaaaatttgcctcataatttaaaagaaatattgAGGGAATGTCTGAAAAACATTTAGAATACAAATAGTTCATATTTTACTGACTGgcgataaaaaattgattttggtttttcaggTTTTATTAAGGTCAGGAGTTACAAAAATTAATTCTGGGTAACTTGTCCTCTAATTAAGGAAGCAGAAACTCCATCAACTAACCCTAATAACAACGTGGCCTCTTCTTCCTTGGTCTAAAGCGCCTCGCTGCTCTGTGACCATAACGAGTCGTCCCTGAGCATCTTCGTGCCGCCTGGTGTTTTCTGCGCCTTGATGCTGAATGCGGTAGTAATCGGTTTGTGTTACACATACAAATTGACAATCGTCACATTTTGTTCGCATTACTCCACGATGGTAAAGTTTGTCCATTGTTGGTAAAATGccaaaactacaaaaaaaggaaaaaagttagGTGATTGTCACAGACATTTTTTGGAGGCTTCCTAGCTTTGTCCAACACATTCTTTAATATCATGGTGCCATTAAGAAGGCTAGTAAGCTCTTCAATTTTGATACATTTGAAGGCTTTTGGAGAGTTCTGAAAACTTTCAGAATACCATGCAGATATTGTATAAGTTTCAATTTGATGATTTGGACCTCCGGACTGGCATCTTACATTTGCAGCCAGAATATTAAAATCAAAACACCTGCAACATATCCATCTTAGGTACGGTAATTGAGGACTTGGGTGTGAAAAGGGCAGTTTTGTAACAAAGTTTAAAATTCCCACCAACAATTTTTTGTGGGGAAACTACTGGATTATGAAATATGAGATTTGTGTTGAGGATATTGTTAAATTATGAGGGATATCTCATTATGTTTCCATATTTCTACAAGCATTATCATACCTATTAAGAGTGTAAAGGTGtaacaaggaaatttttaaaaactgaaactAAGAATCGCCTTTTTTACTCCACAGTCCTCAATCATGATAAAACCATGGTATTGTTTTCAGCTTTTTAGCAGttcctactttttttcagttGGATCACAaatggcaaaaaggaaccagcgcgattacagccttgtaaaaatgttgctccttcataattattcaaaaaaatctcccaaaatagcaaatagttttggcttcccacaaaaaaaaattaatggataattttgaaggaaaataacttgtctaaattttaatactgtacatttATTATGTAGgtagttttaaaagaaaataagaagttgcacgattttgaaaacactgtaatcgcatTGGATCCTTTTAGCTAAATACAATCCAGTTATGCCTCATTGGATAGAAATCTATCCTTCTATAAATAAATAACTTTTTTGTTAAGAATTCGAATTTCTTTACCGACTAAACATGATATTTTTCCACCTATGTTGTTCCTTTACTGCAGagtgaatttcttttttcaacaaCTACAAATCTCTAACTGCCAACTCTTCACACCGgataaattcatgaaatttgagTTCCCTTTCTATTAATGAATACGATGACTTAAACTaccatgctaaagaaaaacgctgcatgaacattcaagagtagccaaagttcctttgataaaatgttcatttttaaggagagcCATGAGTATtctgtcttgaaattttcagagaatttagaGCTGATTGTGAATGgaactttctgaaaaattggaggaaaaatattcacagatttcctcaaaaatccgtatcttatgaaaagaaatttggcaacgtctgacggctcatacggcgtttctccttagcacggcagtataaagatATAATACGTGAGACTCACCTATCACCAAGATGGAGCTGCTCAGTGCAACCATTGCTATGTTCAACTTCAACGTGGCCATTGATAAGAACACTCCAGGAGTCCAGTTCTTCACCATCGTTCATAACCAGGGTACCGGCTTTCTCAACCACAGCAAACAcctgttaaaaattaaagtattaaaGTCAACTGTTTCATTTTTATCCAGGGTGGCGTTGAAGTCAAACTTCAATTTGAATCACTTGTATGATTATTTGGATCAAACTTTTGCAATGTACCTTTGAACTCACTCCATTTGAGACTTATTGAGTTTACCTCGAGTATTATTGAGGATCTCATCTTAATGGATCTCAACCAGCTTGAAGGACTTTTCAGGTCAAGAAGCAGTGGGAGCATGTTATAATTGAGGAAGTTTCAATgtattcctttaattttttcctagaATCCGATAAACTTTTTAAGTACCTTCTTCAGGGAACTTGCACAAAATGATGAGATCGAAGTTTCTCTCACCCTGTTATTGTTGCTATTTTAAAACTTGGTGCATGTGatcatcatttttctttttacacaaGAGGAAGGatctaaattgaaaaaatttagctatatgattttttttaaagaaaattaattttaataattcttaaaaaaaaagttgaattaataaaagaaaggaagaagaaaaattctttGCTTTTAAAAGTCTACAGACAAGAAGGAAAGATTCTCGATGCTTACCATGACACTACAGAGCGCTCGGCGCACAGCTAAGGTCATGTTTGTGAATGCTTTGAGATGCTGTGT
This window of the Bemisia tabaci chromosome 3, PGI_BMITA_v3 genome carries:
- the PDZ-GEF gene encoding rap guanine nucleotide exchange factor 2 isoform X1 codes for the protein MHKFAEQLLNRLNELEELEALKDQAFQDDAPADDAEGESSKGDQDQEPSRTRKFFLDPIRRWNSFHNSRERKQKKCPNNLPYLQALTQLRNQQEKGINPKAYSSKSFKDKLVQSQPCSPKFSKPMVMPIRVAARTATLSLTKLDRLSGISLSARLQAVTNKKSRRTSSDSCYETESRLAHHDKALSTSNPEDVAKGAKDGERTIETQKSVSDESELAGSARSSGLGIGIGGGASEVGLGLGLGPGSPSGKEAHEKGPDKGKRMRTNSMPVTEWAVKPCKTAPRIMELRVEDAISTPSRSFGKRTGGSARRPNECFVLEPSEMIVIDYPEVAGARTGSNTRVPAVMDRGVSLVFDETFGTRPELYQKSNRSSHSSDTSSAYSGSDTMTSVHSSVEADEVDLSGLVESIVDSDEEDLGESTDSLAVRDTVRECLEKDPSERTEDDVEILLEFTQHLKAFTNMTLAVRRALCSVMVFAVVEKAGTLVMNDGEELDSWSVLINGHVEVEHSNGCTEQLHLGDSFGILPTMDKLYHRGVMRTKCDDCQFVCVTQTDYYRIQHQGAENTRRHEDAQGRLVMVTEQRGALDQGRRGHVVIRGTPERLMLQLIEENSVIDPTYVEDFLLTHRTFIDSSILVANQLLQWFEEQSARDRVTRVVLLWVNNHFTDFETDPIMMEFLEKFEAGLESESMDSQLRLLNIACAAKARARTITLARPSRDEVLHFSVLGGYERGFGIFISKVDKRSKAEDVGLKRGDQILEVNGQSFEHVSHKRALEVLRGTTHLSITVKSNLLVFKEMLSTPDNSPRSRGGRAKTAGEIARLQADPRARGDHHTHAPMPPPPPSPSAKTPAHKSSSGGGFMTLGPKKRLQKALMKMNILPKNIITDVCDDSSIPHHQTHNASLYQHSHSNPDLMSICYDDLRTDYPEHVLKVYKSDQTCKYLLVHKETTAHEVVMLALQEFGITEPSSNFSLCEVSVAEGGIIKQRRLPDQLQNLAERIGLSSRYYLKMNGSTETLVSDDLASELVRESQVHFLQLNAVEVAIQLTLQDFSIFRQIESTEYVDDLFDLKSRYGTPMLSQFAELVNREMFWVVTEVCSEHNLVRRSKIIKQFIKVARQCKECKNFNSMFAIISGLGHGAVSRLRLSWEKLPSKYQRLFSDLQDLMDPSRNMSKYRQLISSEQTQPPIIPFYPVVKKDLTFIHLGNDSRVEGLINFEKLRMIAKEVRTLTNMCSSPYDLLTMLELGGQPPSSAMVALNQLTTGAAIGQQGVTTVKRRKKSAGAPNPKKMFEEAQMVRRVKAYLNKMKVVVDEDKLHALSLECEGSGSGSGLGPTPGSVPIRKRHPSPTLSTTSSTSSTSEGRKNRAPKFGSASPQAVRKLLSLSETGKTRPHQPRHPPPSPSPGAPRRITGVGVNTHERSHSDTSGGVLPHFHPPPLLSSVDLNAESSSVTSLSNLPLRKTLTSGSVTSSDSGNSTQLDSHSNSSVETTVTGASPPSQMRRHSVMQPPGYVGPRPPFPHAVQVLPSIPCHGIPIRGRPPAYNVAAQMAARINRFGRAHSLEGVTSYYHTDHDEDDDDNAQVSAV
- the PDZ-GEF gene encoding rap guanine nucleotide exchange factor 2 isoform X6, whose translation is MHKFAEQLLNRLNELEELEALKDQAFQDDAPADDAEGESSKGDQDQEPSRTRKFFLDPIRRWNSFHNSRERKQKKCPNNLPYLQALTQLRNQQEKGINPKAYSSKSFKDKLVQSQPCSPKFSKPMVMPIRVAARTATLSLTKLDRLSGISLSARLQAVTNKKSRRTSSDSCYETESRLAHHDKALSTSNPEDVAKGAKDGERTIETQKSVSDESELAGSARSSGLGIGIGGGASEVGLGLGLGPGSPSGKEAHEKGPDKGKRMRTNSMPVTEWAVKPCKTAPRIMELRVEDAISTPSRSFGKRTGGSARRPNECFVLEPSEMIVIDYPEVAGARTGSNTRVPAVMDRGVSLVFDETFGTRPELYQKSNRSSHSSDTSSAYSGSDTMTSVHSSVEADEVDLSGLVESIVDSDEEDLGESTDSLAVRDTVRECLEKDPSERTEDDVEILLEFTQHLKAFTNMTLAVRRALCSVMVFAVVEKAGTLVMNDGEELDSWSVLINGHVEVEHSNGCTEQLHLGDSFGILPTMDKLYHRGVMRTKCDDCQFVCVTQTDYYRIQHQGAENTRRHEDAQGRLVMVTEQRGALDQGRRGHVVIRGTPERLMLQLIEENSVIDPTYVEDFLLTHRTFIDSSILVANQLLQWFEEQSARDRVTRVVLLWVNNHFTDFETDPIMMEFLEKFEAGLESESMDSQLRLLNIACAAKARARTITLARPSRDEVLHFSVLGGYERGFGIFISKVDKRSKAEDVGLKRGDQILEVNGQSFEHVSHKRALEVLRGTTHLSITVKSNLLVFKEMLSTPDNSPRSRGGRAKTAGEIARLQADPRARGDHHTHAPMPPPPPSPSAKTPAHKSSSGGGFMTLGPKKRLQKALMKMNILPKNIITDVCDDSSIPHHQTHNASLYQHSHSNPDLMSICYDDLRTDYPEHVLKVYKSDQTCKYLLVHKETTAHEVVMLALQEFGITEPSSNFSLCEVSVAEGGIIKQRRLPDQLQNLAERIGLSSRYYLKMNGSTETLVSDDLASELVRESQVHFLQLNAVEVAIQLTLQDFSIFRQIESTEYVDDLFDLKSRYGTPMLSQFAELVNREMFWVVTEVCSEHNLVRRSKIIKQFIKVARQCKECKNFNSMFAIISGLGHGAVSRLRLSWEKLPSKYQRLFSDLQDLMDPSRNMSKYRQLISSEQTQPPIIPFYPVVKKDLTFIHLGNDSRVEGLINFEKLRMIAKEVRTLTNMCSSPYDLLTMLELGGQPPSSAMVALNQLTTGAAIGQQGVTTVKRRKKSAGAPNPKKMFEEAQMVRRVKAYLNKMKVVVDEDKLHALSLECEGSGSGSGLGPTPGSVPIRKRHPSPTLSTTSSTSSTSEGRKNRAPKFGIPIRGRPPAYNVAAQMAARINRFGRAHSLEGVTSYYHTDHDEDDDDNAQVSAV